Proteins encoded in a region of the Wenzhouxiangella sp. XN201 genome:
- the putA gene encoding bifunctional proline dehydrogenase/L-glutamate gamma-semialdehyde dehydrogenase PutA has protein sequence MSQDSKRFVTAEPIAGSELRSALDDAWHADETEHVRFLLEQTGLDAQQRGAVNDVALDLVKRVRERSRDTGVMDAFMREYDLSSEEGVILMCLAEALLRIPDNDTAEQLISDKLSEADWESHLGKSSSVLVNAGTWGLMLTGRLVSVKGSEKRDIGTLLSRMANSSSEPVVRTAIRQAMRIMGHQYVMGRSIEDALERSRKKANRRFRYSFDMLGEAALTARDAERYFKSYSQAIEAIGKSVEGDDIFALPSISVKLSALHPRYEHAQRERVMDELVPRLLELARRARKAGIALTVDAEEADRLMISLDVFAAVLASPDLEGWDGLGLALQSYLRRAWAEIDWLADKARKSGHRIPVRLVKGAYWDTEIKLAQVEGVDDYPVFTRKANTDLSYIACARKLLELPDCFYPQFATHNAHTIAVIAELAGDNREYEYQRLHGMGQQLYEEVLDNDQFNDQCRVYAPVGNHKDLLPYLVRRLLENGANTSFVNRIVDEKLPPEEVINDPVAEVQSHSSMSHPRIPRPADIYGEGRRNSQGINLAHESELNALKSNMEAALDQDWLAAPTGAASKSDKTTAVVSPADTGLELGRVTWTSPECAGEVVAAAVDSQVGWDRRGAAERADILDRIGDLYERHCPELMAICAREGGKSLLDGIAEVREAVDFCRYYAKQAREHLAEPLEMPGPTGESNTLRTHGKGVFVCISPWNFPLAIFTGQVVAALVAGNSVLAKPAEQTPLIAARAVSLMHEAGVPDDVLFCLPGDGKVGAALTADPRIAGVAFTGSTEVARIINKTLADRDGPLATLIAETGGQNAMIVDSSALPEQVVADVIHSAFLSAGQRCSALRILCLQADVADHMLEMLTGAMAELSIGDPGMLETDIGPVIDEGQLEMLSEHAERMNREAKLIAEAPLPEDLPPGHWFAPRVYEIERIDQLEREVFGPILHVVRYKSNELDDLIEKINGTGYGLTLGIHSRIDRVQNYIAHRMKVGNAYVNRNMTGAVVGVQPFGGEGLSGTGPKAGGPHYLFRFVNERTLTINTAAVGGNATLLALSD, from the coding sequence ATGAGTCAGGATTCAAAACGCTTCGTCACCGCCGAACCCATTGCCGGCAGCGAGCTGCGCAGCGCGCTCGACGACGCTTGGCATGCCGACGAGACCGAACATGTCCGCTTTCTCCTCGAGCAGACCGGTCTCGACGCGCAGCAGCGGGGCGCGGTCAATGACGTTGCGCTCGATCTGGTCAAGCGCGTGCGTGAGCGCAGCCGTGACACCGGTGTTATGGATGCCTTCATGCGCGAGTACGACCTGTCCTCCGAGGAGGGCGTCATCCTGATGTGCCTGGCCGAGGCGCTGCTGCGCATTCCCGACAACGACACGGCCGAGCAACTGATTTCCGACAAGCTATCCGAAGCCGACTGGGAGTCGCACCTGGGCAAGAGTTCCTCGGTGCTGGTCAATGCCGGCACCTGGGGCCTGATGCTGACCGGGCGCCTGGTCAGCGTGAAAGGATCGGAAAAGCGCGACATCGGCACCCTCCTGTCGCGCATGGCCAATAGCTCGAGCGAGCCGGTGGTGCGTACCGCCATCCGCCAGGCCATGCGCATCATGGGCCACCAGTACGTGATGGGCCGCAGTATCGAGGACGCCCTGGAGCGCTCCCGCAAGAAGGCCAACCGCCGTTTCCGCTATTCCTTCGACATGCTGGGCGAAGCCGCGCTGACGGCCCGCGATGCAGAGCGCTACTTTAAGTCCTACAGCCAGGCGATCGAGGCTATCGGAAAATCCGTCGAGGGCGACGACATCTTTGCCCTGCCGAGTATCTCGGTGAAGCTCTCCGCACTTCATCCCCGCTACGAACACGCCCAGCGCGAGCGCGTGATGGACGAACTGGTGCCGCGGCTGCTCGAGCTGGCCCGTCGCGCGCGAAAGGCCGGTATCGCCCTGACGGTTGACGCCGAGGAGGCCGATCGTCTGATGATCTCGCTCGACGTGTTCGCGGCGGTGCTCGCCTCGCCCGACCTCGAGGGCTGGGACGGCCTTGGCCTGGCCCTGCAGTCCTACCTGCGGCGCGCCTGGGCGGAGATTGACTGGCTGGCCGACAAGGCACGCAAGAGTGGTCACCGCATTCCCGTGCGCCTGGTCAAGGGCGCCTACTGGGATACCGAGATCAAGCTCGCCCAGGTCGAAGGCGTGGACGACTATCCCGTGTTCACGCGCAAGGCCAATACCGATTTGTCCTATATTGCCTGTGCCCGCAAATTGCTGGAACTGCCGGACTGTTTCTATCCCCAGTTCGCCACCCACAACGCGCACACCATCGCCGTCATTGCCGAGTTGGCCGGTGACAACCGGGAATACGAATACCAGCGTCTGCACGGCATGGGTCAGCAGCTTTATGAGGAAGTGCTCGACAATGATCAGTTCAACGATCAGTGCCGGGTCTATGCGCCGGTCGGCAACCACAAGGATCTGTTGCCTTACCTGGTGCGGCGCCTGCTCGAAAATGGCGCCAACACCTCGTTCGTCAATCGCATCGTCGACGAGAAGCTGCCGCCGGAAGAGGTGATCAACGATCCGGTGGCCGAGGTTCAGTCCCACTCGAGCATGTCGCATCCACGTATTCCCCGGCCGGCCGATATCTACGGCGAAGGGCGGAGAAACAGCCAGGGCATCAACCTGGCGCACGAATCCGAGCTGAACGCACTCAAGTCGAACATGGAAGCCGCGCTCGACCAGGACTGGCTGGCGGCCCCGACCGGTGCGGCCAGCAAAAGCGACAAGACGACCGCGGTAGTCAGCCCGGCCGACACCGGTCTCGAGCTGGGTCGCGTGACCTGGACCAGCCCGGAGTGTGCCGGCGAGGTGGTCGCTGCGGCGGTCGACAGCCAGGTTGGCTGGGATCGACGCGGTGCGGCCGAACGCGCCGATATCCTCGATCGCATTGGTGATCTCTACGAGCGGCATTGCCCGGAGCTGATGGCGATCTGCGCCCGCGAGGGCGGCAAGTCCCTGCTCGACGGTATCGCCGAGGTGCGCGAAGCGGTCGACTTCTGCCGCTACTACGCCAAGCAGGCGCGAGAACACCTGGCCGAGCCGCTGGAGATGCCCGGTCCGACCGGCGAGTCGAATACCCTGCGCACGCATGGCAAGGGTGTCTTCGTCTGTATCAGCCCCTGGAATTTTCCGCTGGCGATCTTCACCGGCCAGGTCGTGGCCGCGCTGGTGGCCGGCAACAGTGTGCTGGCCAAGCCGGCCGAGCAGACACCGCTGATCGCTGCGCGGGCCGTCAGCCTGATGCACGAGGCCGGCGTGCCCGATGACGTGCTCTTTTGCCTGCCGGGCGACGGCAAGGTCGGTGCGGCGCTGACCGCCGACCCGCGCATTGCCGGTGTGGCCTTTACCGGCTCGACCGAAGTGGCCCGCATCATCAACAAGACCCTGGCCGATCGCGACGGCCCGCTGGCCACGCTGATCGCCGAGACTGGCGGCCAGAACGCCATGATCGTCGACTCCTCGGCCCTGCCTGAGCAGGTCGTGGCCGACGTCATCCACTCAGCTTTCCTGAGCGCCGGCCAGCGCTGTTCAGCGCTGCGCATCCTGTGCCTGCAGGCCGACGTGGCCGACCACATGCTCGAAATGCTGACCGGCGCCATGGCCGAGTTGTCGATCGGCGACCCCGGCATGCTCGAGACCGATATCGGCCCGGTCATCGACGAAGGCCAGCTCGAGATGCTGAGCGAGCACGCCGAACGCATGAACCGCGAAGCGAAGCTGATCGCCGAGGCGCCTCTGCCCGAAGACCTGCCGCCCGGGCACTGGTTTGCACCGCGCGTCTACGAGATCGAGCGAATTGATCAGCTTGAACGGGAGGTCTTCGGACCCATCCTGCACGTGGTGCGTTACAAGTCGAACGAACTCGACGACCTGATCGAGAAGATCAACGGCACTGGCTACGGCCTCACACTGGGCATTCACAGCCGGATCGACCGCGTCCAGAATTACATCGCCCACCGGATGAAGGTCGGCAATGCCTACGTCAATCGCAACATGACCGGCGCCGTGGTCGGCGTTCAGCCTTTCGGCGGCGAGGGCCTGTCGGGCACCGGGCCCAAGGCAGGAGGGCCGCATTACCTGTTCCGCTTCGTCAATGAGCGAACGCTGACCATCAACACCGCGGCCGTGGGCGGAAACGCCACGCTTCTGGCGCTGTCGGACTGA
- a CDS encoding AAA family ATPase codes for MYESFYGLSERPFSITPNPRFVYLSQRHRDALAHLLYGVGEGGSGGFVQLTGEVGTGKTTLCRVVLEQVPENTQIALILNPMLSPKELLRAICHELQVPVDDTDGSLQQLQERLNSYLLDRHARGERVVLIIDEAQNMSREALEQVRLLTNLETATDKLLQIILIGQPELRDLLARPELRQLAQRITARYHLDPLNAAETESYVRHRLQVAGSERCPFARDGLRALYLASEGVPRLVNIIADRALMAGYAREEERIGAGLVRAAAREVAGEESEKDGGWLRGLVAGFALLVVLAGGGALSWALLSAPKDEEAAGGLAWQAMLSGLDERSAWMELAAVWPVVTTDDVEQACSGEDHPILACRELRGNWAYIAELDLPVVLRLSHPAGTRVLLAGLERDHVILRHNGQDWRVARNQLDRRWQGEFVVAWPDDGQLLRQGDSGSMVRRMKRLAAEVDDFPWAGPVDERYSAEFRDWVAQFQRRHGINDDGVIGPATRLFLGVPRQDMPGLMTQTNGA; via the coding sequence ATGTACGAATCGTTCTACGGCCTTTCAGAACGTCCGTTCTCGATTACGCCGAATCCGCGTTTCGTGTACCTCAGTCAGCGTCATCGCGATGCCCTGGCGCACCTGCTCTATGGCGTGGGCGAGGGCGGCAGCGGCGGTTTCGTGCAGCTCACCGGCGAGGTCGGAACCGGCAAGACCACCCTGTGCCGGGTTGTGCTCGAGCAGGTGCCCGAAAACACGCAGATCGCGCTGATCCTCAACCCCATGCTTTCGCCCAAGGAATTGCTGCGGGCGATCTGTCACGAGCTTCAGGTTCCGGTCGACGACACCGATGGCAGCCTGCAGCAGCTGCAGGAGCGACTCAACAGCTACCTGCTGGATCGTCACGCCCGCGGCGAGCGGGTCGTGCTGATCATCGACGAGGCCCAGAACATGAGCCGCGAAGCGCTCGAACAGGTGCGTCTGCTGACCAACCTGGAGACGGCCACCGACAAGCTGCTGCAGATCATTCTGATCGGGCAACCGGAGCTGCGCGACCTGCTCGCACGACCCGAGCTCCGACAGCTGGCCCAGCGCATTACGGCGCGCTATCACCTCGACCCGCTCAACGCGGCCGAAACCGAATCCTATGTACGCCACCGGCTGCAGGTGGCCGGCAGTGAACGCTGCCCGTTTGCTCGCGACGGCCTGCGTGCCCTCTACCTGGCCTCCGAAGGCGTGCCGCGCCTGGTCAACATCATCGCCGACCGCGCCCTGATGGCCGGTTACGCACGCGAGGAAGAACGCATCGGCGCCGGGCTGGTGCGCGCCGCAGCCCGCGAGGTGGCTGGTGAGGAGTCCGAGAAAGACGGCGGCTGGCTGCGCGGCCTGGTGGCCGGCTTCGCGTTGCTGGTCGTGCTGGCCGGCGGTGGCGCCCTGTCGTGGGCTTTGCTGAGCGCGCCGAAGGACGAAGAAGCCGCCGGCGGTCTGGCCTGGCAGGCGATGCTGTCGGGTCTGGATGAGCGCTCGGCCTGGATGGAGCTGGCCGCCGTCTGGCCGGTGGTCACGACCGATGACGTGGAACAGGCCTGCAGCGGCGAAGACCATCCCATCCTCGCCTGCCGTGAATTGCGCGGCAACTGGGCCTACATTGCCGAACTCGACTTGCCGGTGGTGCTTCGCCTGTCGCATCCGGCCGGGACGCGCGTATTGCTTGCCGGACTCGAGCGCGACCATGTCATTCTGCGGCACAATGGCCAGGACTGGCGCGTCGCGCGCAATCAGCTGGATCGCCGCTGGCAAGGGGAGTTCGTGGTTGCCTGGCCGGATGACGGCCAGCTGTTGCGGCAGGGCGACAGCGGATCGATGGTGCGACGCATGAAGCGCCTGGCCGCCGAGGTTGACGATTTCCCCTGGGCCGGTCCGGTGGACGAGCGATACTCTGCGGAATTTCGCGACTGGGTAGCGCAGTTTCAGCGGCGCCACGGCATTAACGATGACGGCGTGATCGGCCCGGCAACCCGCCTGTTTCTGGGGGTGCCCCGGCAGGACATGCCGGGCCTGATGACCCAGACCAACGGAGCCTGA